A genomic stretch from Cloacibacterium caeni includes:
- a CDS encoding ABC transporter ATP-binding protein: protein MIEVKDLRKSFDGVEVLKGITTTFETGKVNLVIGQSGSGKTVFLKSLLNVFEPTSGHILFDGRDIVGMSRQEKEALRAEIGTVFQGSALFDSMTVQDNIMFPLDMFTNLTFTEKKKRVKEVIGRVHLENAEKKFPSEISGGMQKRVAIARAIVNNPRYLFCDEPNSGLDPFTANIIDDLIAEITEEYNTTTIINSHDMNSVMTIGEKIVYLRKGIKEWEGTKDILITSDNNYLIDFVYSSELFKELREYLIKINKTSIDNIITTIENETDQENI from the coding sequence ATGATAGAAGTAAAAGATTTAAGAAAAAGTTTTGATGGTGTAGAAGTTCTGAAAGGAATTACCACCACTTTCGAAACTGGAAAGGTAAACTTAGTGATAGGACAGTCTGGTTCTGGAAAAACAGTATTTCTAAAAAGTTTACTGAATGTTTTTGAACCAACTAGCGGACATATTTTATTTGACGGTAGAGATATTGTAGGCATGTCTCGTCAAGAAAAAGAGGCATTGAGAGCTGAAATAGGAACCGTATTTCAAGGAAGTGCTTTGTTTGATTCTATGACGGTTCAAGACAATATCATGTTTCCTCTAGATATGTTTACCAATCTTACTTTCACCGAAAAGAAAAAACGAGTAAAAGAAGTAATTGGTAGAGTTCACTTAGAAAATGCAGAGAAAAAATTTCCATCTGAGATTTCAGGAGGAATGCAAAAAAGAGTAGCGATTGCGAGAGCTATTGTTAATAACCCAAGATATTTGTTTTGTGACGAGCCCAACTCTGGGCTAGACCCTTTTACCGCAAACATAATTGATGATTTAATTGCAGAAATCACCGAAGAATATAATACCACTACGATTATAAATTCTCACGATATGAATTCTGTAATGACAATTGGCGAGAAAATTGTATACTTGAGAAAAGGAATTAAAGAATGGGAAGGAACAAAAGATATTTTAATCACCTCAGACAATAATTACCTGATAGATTTCGTTTATTCTTCAGAATTATTTAAAGAATTAAGAGAATATCTTATCAAAATCAATAAAACAAGTATAGATAACATTATAACAACAATAGAAAATGAAACAGATCAAGAAAATATTTAG
- a CDS encoding 7-carboxy-7-deazaguanine synthase QueE, translating to MLPVMEHFYTLQGEGHHTGKAAYFIRLGGCDVGCHWCDVKESWDPELHPLMDTVEIAEIAASYCKTIVLTGGEPLMWNLEILTKRLKELGCQIHIETSGAYDMSGTLDWITLSPKKTGLPKEEIYKVANELKIIAFNNHDFTFAEEQAAKVSENCKLYLQSEWSKRNEMYPKITDFILANPKWQASVQTHKYLNIP from the coding sequence ATGCTCCCAGTGATGGAGCATTTTTATACTTTACAAGGAGAAGGTCACCACACTGGAAAAGCCGCTTATTTTATAAGATTAGGTGGTTGTGATGTAGGTTGTCATTGGTGTGATGTGAAGGAAAGTTGGGATCCAGAATTACATCCTTTGATGGATACCGTAGAAATTGCAGAAATTGCAGCAAGTTATTGTAAAACCATTGTTCTAACAGGTGGAGAACCACTGATGTGGAATTTAGAAATTTTGACCAAAAGATTAAAAGAATTGGGTTGTCAAATTCACATCGAAACTTCTGGAGCTTATGATATGAGCGGAACACTTGATTGGATTACGCTTTCTCCTAAGAAAACAGGTTTACCAAAAGAAGAAATTTACAAAGTAGCTAATGAGTTGAAAATCATAGCATTTAACAACCATGATTTCACCTTCGCTGAAGAACAAGCTGCTAAAGTTTCAGAAAATTGTAAATTGTATCTACAAAGTGAATGGAGCAAAAGAAACGAAATGTATCCAAAGATTACTGATTTTATTTTGGCAAATCCTAAATGGCAAGCTTCTGTACAAACACATAAATATCTTAATATTCCATAA
- a CDS encoding outer membrane beta-barrel protein: MKQIKKIFSTLFVTASLLSFSQVTFGAKANIIYQTGDPTWENIKNGTVDAYEDKGKNNVGYNAGISLKIDTPLGIFIQPELYYTTFSKEFTVDGTNTTITVKNNRADLPVLVGYNVLGKTLGIYAGPVASYNLSTDNQYNDFKENATKEFTLGYQFGAQVTISKLVVSARYEGAFSNDQREYINTNVSSNEVIRYDNRPSLLMFGVGLNF, translated from the coding sequence ATGAAACAGATCAAGAAAATATTTAGCACATTATTTGTAACGGCATCATTGCTGTCTTTCTCGCAGGTAACTTTCGGAGCGAAGGCCAATATCATCTACCAAACTGGTGATCCTACTTGGGAAAATATAAAAAATGGAACTGTAGATGCATACGAAGACAAAGGAAAGAATAACGTAGGCTATAACGCAGGTATTTCACTAAAAATTGATACACCTCTTGGAATTTTTATTCAACCAGAATTGTATTACACTACTTTTAGTAAAGAATTCACAGTAGATGGAACGAATACAACAATTACTGTTAAAAACAACAGAGCAGATTTACCTGTTTTAGTAGGATATAATGTATTAGGAAAAACATTAGGTATTTATGCAGGACCTGTAGCTTCTTATAATCTTTCTACAGATAATCAATATAATGATTTTAAAGAAAATGCTACGAAAGAATTTACTTTAGGCTATCAATTCGGCGCACAAGTTACTATTTCTAAATTGGTAGTTTCTGCAAGATACGAAGGTGCATTTAGCAATGACCAAAGAGAATATATCAACACGAATGTATCTTCTAACGAAGTAATTAGATATGACAACAGACCGAGTTTATTAATGTTCGGAGTTGGTTTAAATTTCTAA
- the pgi gene encoding glucose-6-phosphate isomerase: protein MLPKINPENTQAWKSLNEHFAQNDFDLRTLFQENTDRFQQFSVKKENYLFDFSKNLIDQKAFDLLLQLAEETQLKAAINAMFSGEKINETEKRAVLHTALRDFSDKEILVDGENIKPGIKKVLDHMKAFSEKVISGAHKGFSGKEITDVVNIGIGGSDLGPVMVVSALKHFKTRLNVHFVSNVDGNHMAEVVKNLNPETTLFIVASKTFTTQETMTNANSAKSWFLKAGKEEDVAKHFVALSTNIQAVKAFGIAEENIFEFWDWVGGRYSLWSAIGLSIVLAVGYENFENLLKGAYETDVHFQTADFKENIPVLMGLLGIWYRNFFDASSYAILPYSQYLDRFAAYLQQGDMESNGKSVDRNGEYVTYQTGPIIWGEPGTNGQHAFYQLIHQGTELIPADFIAYVKSCNEVSDHQEKLLANFFAQTEALAFGKSEDEARAELVKEGKSEEEIEKLVKFKTFMGNTPTNSFFINELTPFSLGQLIALYEHKIFVQGVIWNVFSFDQFGVELGKVLAGKILPELTDNEKVNSHDSSTNGLINYFKENK, encoded by the coding sequence ATGTTACCAAAAATAAATCCAGAAAATACACAAGCTTGGAAATCACTCAACGAACATTTTGCACAAAATGATTTTGACCTAAGAACACTTTTTCAAGAAAACACTGATCGTTTCCAGCAGTTTTCAGTAAAAAAAGAAAATTATCTTTTTGATTTTTCTAAAAATTTAATTGACCAAAAAGCATTTGATTTATTGCTTCAATTGGCAGAAGAAACACAATTGAAAGCTGCTATTAACGCTATGTTTTCTGGCGAAAAAATAAATGAAACCGAAAAAAGAGCGGTACTTCACACTGCTTTAAGAGATTTTTCTGACAAAGAAATTCTTGTAGACGGCGAAAATATAAAACCAGGAATCAAAAAAGTTCTTGACCACATGAAAGCTTTCTCCGAAAAAGTGATTTCAGGAGCGCACAAAGGTTTCAGCGGAAAAGAAATTACTGATGTGGTAAACATTGGAATTGGTGGTTCAGATTTAGGACCTGTAATGGTAGTTTCGGCGCTTAAACACTTCAAAACAAGATTAAATGTACATTTCGTTTCGAATGTAGACGGAAATCACATGGCAGAAGTAGTGAAAAACTTAAATCCAGAGACTACACTTTTCATCGTAGCTTCTAAAACGTTTACCACTCAAGAAACTATGACCAATGCAAACTCTGCTAAATCTTGGTTCTTAAAAGCTGGAAAAGAAGAAGATGTAGCGAAACACTTCGTAGCTTTATCTACTAATATTCAGGCGGTTAAAGCGTTCGGAATTGCAGAAGAAAATATTTTCGAGTTCTGGGATTGGGTTGGCGGAAGATATTCACTTTGGAGCGCTATTGGTTTAAGCATCGTTCTAGCAGTGGGTTATGAAAATTTTGAAAATTTATTGAAAGGAGCTTACGAAACTGATGTGCATTTCCAAACGGCAGATTTCAAAGAAAACATTCCTGTTTTAATGGGACTTTTGGGAATTTGGTACAGAAATTTCTTTGATGCAAGTTCTTATGCTATTTTACCGTACTCTCAATATTTAGACAGATTTGCAGCGTATCTTCAACAAGGAGATATGGAATCTAACGGAAAATCTGTAGACAGAAATGGGGAATATGTAACTTATCAAACCGGTCCAATTATTTGGGGAGAACCAGGAACGAATGGTCAACATGCTTTCTATCAATTGATTCACCAAGGAACAGAATTAATTCCTGCAGATTTTATCGCTTATGTAAAATCTTGCAACGAAGTTTCTGACCATCAAGAAAAATTATTAGCGAACTTTTTCGCTCAAACTGAGGCACTTGCATTCGGAAAAAGCGAAGACGAAGCAAGAGCAGAATTGGTAAAAGAAGGAAAATCTGAAGAAGAAATTGAAAAATTAGTGAAATTCAAAACCTTCATGGGAAACACTCCTACTAATTCATTCTTTATCAATGAACTAACTCCATTTTCACTAGGACAACTCATCGCACTTTATGAACACAAAATCTTCGTACAAGGTGTGATTTGGAACGTGTTTAGTTTTGACCAATTTGGAGTAGAATTAGGAAAAGTTTTAGCAGGAAAAATTCTACCAGAACTTACTGATAATGAAAAAGTAAACTCACATGATTCTTCTACAAATGGTTTAATAAACTATTTCAAAGAAAATAAGTAA
- a CDS encoding MlaE family ABC transporter permease — MLKLLSAIGQYFLLLGKVIQKPQKRQVFFKLLMREINDLGVNSFGLTLFTSIFVGAVIAIQMYNNFRNSSIPIPAPFIGYATKVVLILEFAPTIISVILAGKVGSYITSSIGTMRVTEQIDALDIMGVNSANFLILPKILASVIFNPLLIAISMVFGIWGGHLAGIATGNWSRADYISGIQMYMPPFYIWYAFLKTAVFAFLIATIPAFFGYKVSGGSLEVGRASTQAVVWTIVAIIIANLVLTQMFLS; from the coding sequence ATGTTAAAACTTTTAAGCGCAATAGGACAATACTTTTTACTATTAGGAAAAGTAATTCAAAAACCTCAAAAAAGGCAAGTTTTTTTTAAACTTCTCATGAGAGAAATCAATGACTTGGGAGTAAATTCTTTTGGACTCACTTTATTTACCTCAATATTTGTAGGAGCTGTAATCGCAATACAGATGTATAATAATTTTAGAAATTCTTCTATACCCATTCCCGCTCCTTTTATTGGTTATGCTACCAAAGTTGTCTTAATTCTAGAATTTGCCCCTACAATTATTTCCGTAATTTTAGCCGGTAAAGTAGGTTCTTATATTACTTCGAGTATTGGAACGATGAGAGTTACAGAGCAAATAGACGCTTTAGATATTATGGGAGTAAATTCTGCAAATTTCTTGATTTTACCAAAAATTTTAGCAAGTGTAATTTTCAATCCATTGTTAATTGCTATAAGTATGGTTTTCGGAATATGGGGAGGTCATCTTGCAGGTATTGCGACAGGAAATTGGTCTAGAGCTGATTATATTTCTGGAATTCAAATGTATATGCCACCATTTTATATTTGGTATGCATTTTTAAAAACAGCTGTATTTGCATTTCTTATTGCAACTATACCAGCTTTTTTTGGTTATAAAGTAAGTGGAGGATCTTTAGAAGTAGGTAGGGCAAGTACACAAGCTGTAGTTTGGACTATAGTAGCCATCATCATTGCTAACTTAGTATTAACACAAATGTTCTTAAGCTAA
- a CDS encoding LptE family protein, translating into MKRFQILNFRFQTKNFKIFGVLFLGFFSLALLSSCYSFTGNSLNHDEKTIQIKNFPNNAALVNANLSQEFSIALQNRFLQRSGLKGTTENPDVLIEGEITDYSISPTTISTPVTTDGGNIQAAQNKLTITVKVHYENSKFPEASFDRTYSDEAVFSSDLDINAIETSQVKLVNERIINKIFNDIVANW; encoded by the coding sequence ATGAAAAGATTTCAGATTTTAAATTTCAGATTTCAGACCAAAAATTTTAAAATTTTTGGAGTTTTATTCTTGGGTTTCTTTTCCTTGGCTCTTTTGTCTTCTTGCTATAGTTTTACAGGGAATTCTCTGAATCACGACGAAAAAACCATTCAGATTAAAAATTTCCCTAATAATGCAGCTTTGGTGAATGCTAATTTAAGTCAAGAATTTTCTATTGCTCTTCAAAATAGATTTTTGCAAAGGTCTGGTCTAAAGGGAACTACGGAAAATCCTGATGTTCTTATTGAAGGAGAAATAACAGATTATAGCATTTCGCCTACCACTATTTCTACACCAGTTACTACAGACGGTGGAAATATTCAAGCGGCACAGAATAAACTCACCATTACAGTAAAAGTTCATTACGAAAACAGTAAGTTTCCAGAAGCGAGTTTTGATAGAACCTATTCAGACGAAGCGGTTTTCAGTAGTGATTTAGATATTAATGCCATAGAAACTTCTCAAGTGAAATTGGTAAACGAAAGGATTATCAATAAAATTTTTAACGATATTGTAGCCAATTGGTAA
- a CDS encoding exopolysaccharide biosynthesis polyprenyl glycosylphosphotransferase: MQKLRYSRYFKSAIIILDILIVAAVFVFFFLMRHEYVLEKARTEENVLSLLLLSLFWILLSGRTKLYSIPRNLTYTLYVERIVTHIFIFLLGIVLLAKVSNNEFLKYERFWITFTLFIILFLVKSFIFFTLKYIRAQGGNYRNVMFIAENSSSEILKDIVTQRKDYGYRVYEFPNEEINISELQNFWREKEIHTVFIPTQNHLSKKLLEEINREAENDKIKISLIPSAIQNEFFQYDLGYIETQPILTPSKFPLHYYSNAIIKRSFDILFSLLVLIFIATWLFPIIALLIKLDSKGSVFFKQKRYGFHDEVFECIKFRTMIENEESATKTTSQNDSRITRIGRFLRKTSLDEMPQFFNVLRGDMSVVGPRPHMLLIDEFYKAKIGRYSVRSLVKPGITGLAQVSGLRGDTGEMEIEMKKRILADSFYVKNWSLTLDIVIILKTILLVIKGDQKAI, translated from the coding sequence ATGCAGAAATTAAGATACTCTAGATATTTTAAAAGCGCTATCATCATCCTCGATATTTTAATCGTGGCTGCTGTTTTTGTGTTCTTTTTTCTGATGAGACACGAATATGTTTTAGAAAAAGCAAGAACAGAGGAAAACGTTTTATCACTTCTGCTATTAAGTCTTTTTTGGATTCTTTTAAGCGGAAGAACAAAATTATATTCCATTCCTAGAAACCTTACGTATACACTTTATGTAGAGCGTATTGTCACTCATATTTTTATATTTTTATTGGGAATTGTACTTTTAGCCAAAGTGAGTAATAATGAATTTTTGAAGTATGAAAGATTCTGGATTACGTTTACTCTTTTCATTATTTTATTTTTGGTTAAGTCATTCATTTTCTTTACCTTAAAGTACATTAGAGCACAAGGTGGAAACTACAGAAATGTAATGTTTATCGCAGAAAATTCATCCTCTGAAATTTTAAAAGATATTGTTACCCAACGTAAAGATTATGGTTACAGAGTTTATGAATTTCCCAATGAAGAAATTAACATTTCGGAGCTTCAAAATTTTTGGAGAGAAAAAGAAATTCACACCGTTTTTATTCCTACTCAAAATCATTTAAGTAAAAAACTGCTTGAAGAAATCAATAGAGAAGCAGAAAATGATAAGATTAAAATTTCATTAATTCCAAGTGCTATTCAAAATGAGTTTTTCCAATATGACTTGGGATACATCGAAACTCAACCTATTTTAACGCCTTCGAAATTTCCTTTGCACTATTATAGCAATGCGATTATCAAGAGAAGTTTTGATATTTTATTCTCGCTTTTGGTTTTAATTTTTATTGCGACTTGGCTATTTCCCATCATTGCTTTATTAATCAAATTAGACAGTAAAGGAAGTGTATTTTTTAAACAAAAAAGATATGGATTTCATGATGAAGTTTTTGAATGCATCAAATTCAGAACTATGATTGAAAATGAAGAATCTGCGACCAAAACTACTTCACAAAATGACAGCAGAATAACAAGAATTGGTAGATTTTTAAGAAAAACCAGTTTAGACGAAATGCCTCAATTCTTTAATGTTTTAAGAGGAGATATGTCTGTAGTAGGACCTAGACCTCACATGTTATTAATTGATGAATTTTACAAGGCAAAAATTGGTAGATATTCGGTGAGAAGCTTGGTAAAACCTGGCATTACGGGACTTGCACAAGTAAGCGGTTTGCGTGGTGACACTGGGGAAATGGAAATAGAAATGAAAAAGAGAATTTTAGCAGATTCATTCTATGTAAAAAATTGGAGCCTTACTCTAGATATTGTTATCATTCTGAAAACCATCTTATTAGTGATAAAAGGCGACCAAAAAGCCATTTAG
- a CDS encoding IS3 family transposase (programmed frameshift) gives MSTKKKISKIPIAPQIYSEAFKRQVVSEFERGLFTKAELRRRYNIQGNSCLPRWLKKYGKFTYEDKLTIGRPMKDPQQQRIKELEAQLAKKEEELKVFKRFIEIAERELKIDIGKKVWFQAVEEINVNSSLTIYELCELFGYTKQAFYKRKSKVKTPKYNSELLRSLVVTIRKQLPRTGGKKLYVMLQDEFIKHHISIGRDHFLDFLKAEYLQVPKVRRYYKTTNSRHWMKRYPNLISNFVLNRPEQVWVADITYLRTKEKTYYLHLLTDACSKKIVGYQLSDNLMSSTTVKALEMALINRETKNQLIHHSDRGLQYCSKEYTELLKKNNILISMTQEYDPYENAVAERVNGILKEEFGLHEIFENYQNLNKQVTQAITLYNNFRIHMSINMITPNQAHQQKTIQLKQWKKINRNRINSATI, from the exons ATGTCAACAAAAAAGAAAATTTCAAAAATTCCAATTGCCCCACAAATTTATAGCGAAGCATTTAAACGTCAAGTTGTAAGTGAATTTGAGAGGGGTTTATTTACTAAAGCAGAACTTCGAAGACGTTACAATATTCAAGGCAATAGTTGTCTACCAAGATGGTTAAAAAAATATGGTAAATTTACCTATGAAGATAAATTAACTATTGGTCGTCCTATGAAAGATCCTCAACAACAGCGTATAAAAGAGCTAGAGGCTCAATTAGCAAAAAAAGAAGAAGAATTAAAAGTATTCAAACGATTTATTGAAATAGCTGAACGTGAGCTTAAAATTGATATTG GTAAAAAAGTCTGGTTCCAAGCAGTTGAAGAAATAAATGTAAATAGTTCATTGACTATTTATGAGTTATGCGAACTGTTTGGATACACAAAACAAGCATTTTACAAGCGAAAGTCAAAGGTAAAAACGCCTAAATACAACTCAGAATTATTACGAAGTTTAGTAGTTACTATTCGTAAGCAATTACCCCGAACAGGTGGCAAGAAACTTTATGTAATGTTACAAGATGAATTTATAAAACATCATATATCAATTGGTCGGGATCATTTTTTAGATTTTTTAAAAGCCGAATATTTACAAGTACCTAAAGTTCGAAGATATTACAAAACAACAAACTCAAGACATTGGATGAAACGCTATCCAAATTTAATTAGCAATTTTGTACTTAACAGACCTGAGCAAGTTTGGGTTGCTGATATAACTTATTTACGAACAAAAGAGAAAACATACTATTTGCATTTACTCACTGATGCTTGTTCCAAGAAAATCGTTGGTTATCAACTGTCAGATAATTTAATGAGTTCAACTACAGTAAAAGCTTTAGAAATGGCTTTGATTAACAGGGAAACAAAAAATCAACTCATTCACCATTCTGATAGAGGTTTACAATATTGCAGTAAAGAGTATACCGAATTGTTAAAGAAAAACAATATTTTAATTAGTATGACGCAAGAATACGACCCGTATGAAAATGCAGTAGCAGAAAGAGTAAATGGAATTTTAAAAGAAGAATTTGGTTTACATGAAATATTTGAAAACTATCAAAATTTAAACAAACAAGTTACACAAGCCATAACTTTATACAACAATTTTAGAATACATATGTCAATTAATATGATAACTCCAAACCAAGCGCATCAACAAAAAACAATACAATTAAAACAATGGAAAAAAATAAATCGTAACAGAATTAATTCTGCTACGATTTAA
- a CDS encoding bifunctional 5,10-methylenetetrahydrofolate dehydrogenase/5,10-methenyltetrahydrofolate cyclohydrolase yields the protein MAQILDGLKVSKEIKAEIKADVEKIIASGKRAPHLAAILVGNNGASETYVASKIKDCKEVGFTSSLYRFSSTASEAEVLEKIAELNVDPEVDGFIVQLPLPKQMDQEKVIMAINSHKDVDGFHPENFGRMALEMSTFLPATPFGILTLLERYNIETKGKNCVIIGRSKIVGRPMSILMGRKDFPGNATVTVTHSYTSHIEEFTKNADIVITALGDPEFLKEDMIKDGVVIVDVGITRVEDANAPKGYRIVGDVDFESCEKKASWITPVPGGVGPMTRAMLLKNTILAYKHTIYKD from the coding sequence ATGGCACAAATTCTCGACGGTCTAAAAGTTTCAAAAGAAATAAAGGCTGAAATTAAAGCAGACGTAGAAAAAATTATTGCAAGCGGAAAAAGAGCTCCTCATCTCGCAGCAATTTTAGTAGGAAACAACGGCGCGAGCGAAACTTACGTTGCCAGCAAAATAAAAGATTGTAAAGAAGTAGGATTTACTTCATCGCTTTACAGATTTTCGAGCACCGCTTCTGAAGCAGAAGTTTTAGAAAAAATTGCAGAACTTAATGTAGACCCAGAAGTTGACGGATTCATCGTTCAGTTGCCTTTGCCAAAGCAAATGGACCAAGAAAAAGTAATCATGGCGATTAATTCTCATAAAGACGTAGATGGTTTTCACCCCGAAAATTTTGGAAGAATGGCACTCGAAATGAGTACATTTTTACCAGCTACTCCTTTTGGAATCCTCACATTATTAGAACGTTATAATATCGAAACCAAAGGTAAAAACTGTGTAATTATCGGTAGAAGTAAAATCGTAGGAAGACCCATGTCTATCTTAATGGGAAGAAAAGATTTCCCAGGAAATGCTACAGTTACGGTAACGCACTCTTACACTTCACACATTGAGGAATTTACCAAAAATGCTGACATTGTGATTACTGCATTAGGAGATCCAGAATTTTTAAAAGAAGATATGATTAAAGATGGTGTAGTGATTGTAGACGTAGGAATTACCCGAGTAGAAGATGCTAATGCGCCAAAAGGTTATAGAATTGTAGGAGATGTAGATTTCGAAAGTTGCGAGAAAAAAGCAAGTTGGATTACTCCAGTTCCAGGAGGAGTGGGACCAATGACCAGAGCGATGTTATTAAAAAATACTATTTTAGCATACAAACACACGATTTATAAAGATTAA
- a CDS encoding M48 family metallopeptidase codes for MKIKTIIATGAVSLALVACVTNPITGRKSVQIVGNDQLSAMGVQEYQTALSKAKVVTNTTDATRVKNVGIRIKNAATNYYKSIGREADLQGYNWEFNLLEDKQLNAWCMPGGKVAFYTGIMPVCKDETGIAVVMGHEVSHALAGHGNERISQAMIAQYGGAIAGGVISNDKLQQIFQVAYPIGAQVALLKYGRSQELEADQMGLYIMAMAGYDPRQSLPFWERMEAQAANSQRPPEFLSTHPSPDTRRSDLNKHMTKALEYYKQAGGKM; via the coding sequence ATGAAAATAAAAACTATTATCGCTACCGGAGCCGTTTCTTTAGCATTAGTTGCTTGTGTTACGAATCCAATTACAGGTAGAAAATCTGTACAAATTGTAGGAAATGACCAACTCTCTGCAATGGGAGTGCAAGAATATCAAACAGCGCTTTCTAAAGCTAAAGTTGTCACCAATACTACTGATGCAACTCGAGTAAAAAATGTAGGAATTAGAATAAAAAATGCTGCGACTAATTATTATAAAAGCATTGGTAGAGAAGCAGATTTGCAAGGGTATAACTGGGAGTTTAATTTATTGGAAGACAAACAGTTAAACGCTTGGTGTATGCCTGGTGGAAAAGTAGCCTTCTACACAGGAATTATGCCCGTTTGTAAAGACGAAACAGGTATTGCTGTAGTAATGGGACACGAAGTTTCTCACGCTCTTGCAGGTCATGGAAATGAAAGAATTTCTCAAGCGATGATTGCACAATATGGTGGTGCAATTGCAGGTGGCGTAATTTCGAATGATAAATTACAACAAATTTTTCAAGTTGCATATCCAATTGGAGCGCAAGTAGCTCTTCTTAAATATGGAAGAAGTCAAGAATTAGAAGCCGATCAAATGGGATTATATATCATGGCAATGGCTGGTTATGACCCAAGACAATCACTACCTTTCTGGGAAAGAATGGAAGCTCAAGCTGCCAATTCGCAAAGACCACCAGAATTTTTATCAACTCACCCAAGTCCAGATACTAGAAGATCAGACTTAAATAAACATATGACCAAAGCGCTTGAATATTACAAGCAAGCTGGTGGAAAAATGTAA
- a CDS encoding sigma-54 interaction domain-containing protein, which translates to MSDLQSIKNRFGIIGNFPALNRAIEKAIQVAPTDISVLVIGESGVGKEHIPKIIHSESRRKHQPYIVVNCGAIPEGTIDSELFGHEKGAFTGATSTRKGYFEVADGGTIFLDEVGELPLQTQVRLLRVLESGEFMKVGSSQVQKTNVRIVAATNVNMMKAIEDGRFREDLYYRLNTVQIDMPPLRERKGDIHLLFRKFAIDFAEKYRMPELQLTDDGVKYLENYTFPGNIRQLRNLVEQMTVVEQNRSVNSTKLSEYIPMNAQLPAVVSRGGNSGNSGADFGSEREIMYKILFDMRNDLNDLKSLTSELIKNRGNQSFSHHEQDLIGRVFKTETQPVNTSSILYYEDQPAAPTPNFYNDTEEYENGVEDIDLEEEPKEESLSLINNERDLIVKALEKHKGRRNKAADELGISQRTLYRKIKQYNLED; encoded by the coding sequence ATGAGCGACTTACAATCCATAAAAAACCGTTTCGGAATTATAGGGAATTTTCCCGCACTTAACCGTGCCATAGAAAAAGCAATTCAGGTGGCACCTACAGATATTTCCGTTTTGGTTATCGGAGAATCTGGAGTTGGTAAAGAACATATCCCGAAAATTATTCATAGCGAATCTCGCAGAAAACACCAACCATATATTGTGGTAAACTGTGGTGCAATTCCAGAAGGAACAATAGATTCAGAACTTTTTGGGCACGAAAAAGGAGCTTTTACAGGCGCAACTTCTACCAGAAAAGGGTATTTCGAAGTAGCAGATGGTGGAACGATTTTCTTAGATGAAGTTGGGGAATTGCCTTTGCAAACTCAAGTAAGACTTCTAAGAGTTTTAGAAAGTGGAGAATTTATGAAAGTGGGTTCTTCTCAAGTTCAAAAAACCAATGTGAGAATCGTAGCTGCGACTAATGTGAACATGATGAAAGCGATTGAAGACGGCAGATTCAGAGAAGATTTGTACTATCGTCTCAATACGGTTCAGATTGATATGCCACCTTTGAGAGAAAGAAAAGGAGATATTCATTTGCTTTTCAGAAAATTCGCCATTGATTTTGCCGAAAAATACAGAATGCCAGAGTTGCAATTGACAGATGATGGTGTTAAATATTTAGAAAATTATACTTTCCCAGGAAATATTCGTCAGTTGAGAAATTTAGTGGAACAAATGACGGTGGTAGAACAAAATAGAAGCGTAAATTCTACTAAATTATCAGAATATATTCCGATGAATGCTCAGCTTCCTGCTGTGGTTTCCAGAGGTGGAAATTCAGGAAATTCAGGAGCAGATTTCGGTTCAGAAAGAGAAATCATGTACAAAATTCTTTTTGACATGAGAAATGATTTAAATGATTTAAAATCCTTAACTTCGGAACTGATTAAGAATAGAGGAAATCAAAGTTTTTCGCATCATGAGCAAGATTTAATTGGTAGAGTTTTTAAAACTGAAACCCAACCGGTTAATACAAGTTCTATTTTGTATTACGAAGATCAACCAGCTGCGCCAACTCCTAATTTCTACAATGATACTGAGGAGTACGAAAATGGAGTGGAAGATATAGATTTAGAAGAAGAACCAAAAGAAGAGTCTCTTTCTTTAATCAATAATGAGAGAGATTTAATTGTAAAAGCGCTCGAAAAACACAAAGGCAGAAGAAATAAAGCTGCTGATGAATTGGGAATTTCTCAGAGAACGCTTTACAGAAAAATAAAACAATATAATTTAGAAGATTAA